The genomic window GGCTGGAACGCCTGCATCTTCTCCAAAAGCGGCCAAGCGGTTAATATCAGAGGCATTGGCAACCATACGCGTTGCAACGCCTACGACTTCGGTACGAAGACGCAATAAAGTGCGTAGCATTTCAACGCGAGGGCCAAGATTAGGCGGCATATGCTGCACTTTGGGGGCTGGCGGCGCGTAATCCGCGGCATTATCAACGGCGGCTGCAATGGCGTCGACAAGACCCGTGGCAGATCGCGATTTTTCAAACCCTCTTGGGATGCCGCGAAGACGCTCTAGAGCCTTCAAGTCGCGCGGCCTTTGCTGGGCTAGATCATACATGGCGTCATCTTTTAGGATGCGTCTGCGAGGGACATTTTTTGCAATGGCTTCCCGTTCACGCCACGCAGCGGCGGCTTTTAACGCGGCTAAATATTGGCGTTTGGGATTACGAACTTTCAGCCTTTGCCAGGCTTCTTCGGGGTCAAAAGTGTAAAGGCTCTCTTCCATTTGTGGGAGCATTTCTTCTTCTACCCATTTTAACCGGCCTTTATCTGTTAACTCTTGGACTAAGCCTGGGTATAAATCACGTAAATGGGTGACATCTGCGAGGGCGTAAGACAGCTGTTTTTCAGAGAGCGGGCGGCGTGACCAATCGGTAAAGCGCGCGCCTTTATCAAGCGTGATACCTAAACGCCCTTTTACGAGCGCGCCATATCCTGCTGAATCACCAAACCCGAGGGCCATAGCGGCAATTTGCGTGTCAAAAATTGGGCCCGGTACACAGTCGCAAAGCTGATAGAATATTTCCATATCCTGACGCGCGGCATGAAGAACCTTGATAACTGTGTCATTGACGAGCAAGGCGCAAAAGGGGGCTAGGTCGATATTATCAGCTAACGGATCCACGACGGCTTCCCGTTCGGGGGTGGCGAGTTGAATCAGGCAAAGCTCTGAGTAAAATGTTGTCTCGCGCATGAACTCTGTATCCACACAGACAAAATTCTGTGTGGCTGCATGTTCGCAAAATTCCGCGAGGGCCTCTGTGGTGCTGATAATATCCAAAACGTGGATTGCGGCTAGGCCGCGTCAATTCCGTGATCGCCGAAGACTTCACCAAGAAGGTCTTGCGCGGCGAGGGTGGCCCGTCTGGCGCTATCAGCATTGTACATCAGGCCCATGTCTTTATTATTGGCTTCAGGCACCATGAAGGCATGAGTTGTTTGGCCATAGCCATGAAGCTGCCAGTCGCATTTGGCTGCGGTAAGCTCTTCGCCGAGCGTAACGACGGCGTCAGGTGTTGCCATTGGGTCGTCCCAACCGTGTGCAACGAGAACTTTTGCTTTGATTTTCTTTTTTGGAAGGTCAGGGGCATCAAGTAAGCCATGAAAAGAAATGGCCGCCTTTAAGTCCAATCCTGCGCGCGCCATATCAAGTGTGCAAAGACCGCCAAAGCAGAACCCCATAGCCGCCATCGCTTTTTCATCTACTTCGTCCAAGGCGGCGGCAGCTTTGTATCCAGCCTTTAAGCGTTTGAGCAAAGCGGCTCTGTCGTCTTTTAAAGGCCCCATCAGAGCGCTTTTTTCTTCAACAGTTTCAGGAAGCGCGCCATTGCCATAATTGTCGAGGCAAAAGCCA from Litorimonas taeanensis includes these protein-coding regions:
- the rnd gene encoding ribonuclease D — its product is MISTTEALAEFCEHAATQNFVCVDTEFMRETTFYSELCLIQLATPEREAVVDPLADNIDLAPFCALLVNDTVIKVLHAARQDMEIFYQLCDCVPGPIFDTQIAAMALGFGDSAGYGALVKGRLGITLDKGARFTDWSRRPLSEKQLSYALADVTHLRDLYPGLVQELTDKGRLKWVEEEMLPQMEESLYTFDPEEAWQRLKVRNPKRQYLAALKAAAAWREREAIAKNVPRRRILKDDAMYDLAQQRPRDLKALERLRGIPRGFEKSRSATGLVDAIAAAVDNAADYAPPAPKVQHMPPNLGPRVEMLRTLLRLRTEVVGVATRMVANASDINRLAAFGEDAGVPALKGWRRDMFGEDALALLRGELALRLDGDDVVAETVTPQ
- a CDS encoding dienelactone hydrolase family protein encodes the protein MTITTRPIEYKDGKTDCVGYLAWDETYADPKPCVLINHAWGGLDGFAQDKAIQMAALGYVGFCLDNYGNGALPETVEEKSALMGPLKDDRAALLKRLKAGYKAAAALDEVDEKAMAAMGFCFGGLCTLDMARAGLDLKAAISFHGLLDAPDLPKKKIKAKVLVAHGWDDPMATPDAVVTLGEELTAAKCDWQLHGYGQTTHAFMVPEANNKDMGLMYNADSARRATLAAQDLLGEVFGDHGIDAA